The Deinococcus cellulosilyticus NBRC 106333 = KACC 11606 region TGAAGTGATGGAAACCCCCACGCCTGTTTCTGCCCTGCTGCATGCTGGCATCATCAATGCCGGTGGCTTTTTGATGGTCCGCATGAGTGAGGTGATGGTGCTTGCTCCAGGGTCCCTCACCGCACTGACCGTGGTGGGTGGCCTCACTGCCCTGTTTGGCTCTGTGGTGATGCTCACCCAGAACACGGTGAAAGTGGGCCTTGCCTACTCCACCATCGCCCAGATGGGCTTCATGTTGTTGCAGTGTGGTCTTGGGGCTTTCCCGGCTGCGGTGCTGCACATCGTCGGTCATTCTCTTTACAAAGCCCACGCCTTTCTGTCCTCGGGCAGTGTGGTGGAAACCAGCAAATCCAGCCTTAAACTTCCGAAAGGAAAACCCCAGACTTTAAACCTGCTTCTTGTCCTGGCCTCTGCTGTGGGCCTCACTTTTGCAGCCGGAGCCCTTTTTGGAGCACCGCTGGATCACAAACCAGGCCTGCTGGTGCTGGGTTCCACCCTGATGATGGGTCTGGTCTACCTGATGTGGAATGCAGCCTCTGAACGCCTGACTGCAAAACTCTTCGTGAAAGGGCTGGGGTTCACAGGGTTTGTGGCGGTCAGTTACTTTGCCCTGCAGTCGGGTGTGGAATGGCTCCTCAAAGGTGCCGTGGTGACAGACCCTCTGGCTCCAACGGTCATGGGCCTTCTGATCTCGATCAGCCTGATCGTGCTGTTCCTGGCAGCTCTGGTGTTGCAGATGCTGCTTCCTTACCGCATCTCTCACCCCCAGTGGCAGGTTGCCTACATCCACCTGCTCAATGGTCTGTATGTCCACGCCTTCACCCACCGCCTGATCGAAAAAGTGTGGCCCATCAAGCCCGCTGTCTCTCCTGAAGCTGCCCAGAAAGGAAAAAGCCATGACTTTGCAAAGCGTGCATCCTGAATTCCGTAAACAGGTGAAAGGCGTCACCCAGCGCATTGCCCCCCTGTGGCCCCTCAAGCACTTCGTTGCCGTGAATCCCTTCGTGGGCCTGACCGATCAACCGTTTTCTGAGGCCTGCCAGACGGTGAAGCAGGTGGTCCACGCCAGCATGCTGATGCCCCGCGAATATTACGCCCAGCAGGTGCAGCAGGGCAGAATTCAGGAACAGGACCTGCAGAAAGCTGCGCTTGAACATGGGCTGGATGTGGTGACCCTCAAGCATGCTCTGGCTCAGCCATCCAGTCAGAATCAGGCTGTGGTTGCCCACACCGTGACAGAAGTGGTGGATGAGGCCAGAAACACCTTCTACAGCCGCATGACCACCGAGGAAATCTCCAAGTGGTGTGCAGCATATTTTGACCAGACCCAGGCTGTGTGGACCCTGCCCTGGCGGGACCTTCCTCTGTACAGTGCCTGGAGGATGGCTGCCCGGCTGGACCGTCAGCCTGAGGTGCTGGGCTTCAGGGATTTCCGCAAATGGGTGGGTCAGCTGCCCACCGATCCTCATGAAGCCATTCACTTCATCACCGAAGCCCTGCAAGTGCGGGATGCTGCACTGGAGGTGTATCTGCACCGCGCCCTGTGCAGCATCTCTGGATGGGCCTCCTACGTGCGCTACCAGACCTGGGATGCTGAACTCGCTGGCGTCGAGAAAGACGATCTGGTGCAACTGCTCGCCATCCGCCTGAGTTTTGACTTCGCCCTCTTCCAGATGCACAAAAACCTGCAGCTCGAATGGAACCGTGCTGTTTTCCAGATGGGGCACCTCAGGCAATACCAGACAGACATGCAAGGGGATCTGGCCCTGCAACGGGCCTTTGAGCATGGTTTTCAGCGGGAACTGATCTCCCAGCTCTCACAGAAAAAAGAGGTGGCAGAGCAGGGCAGGAAAGCTGTGCAGGCGGTCTTCTGCATTGATGTGCGCTCTGAAGTGTTTCGCCGTTCGCTCGAAACCCTGAGTCCAGACCTTGAAACCGCAGGCTTTGCAGGCTTTTTCGGGCTTCCCATCCAGTATGTGTCCCTCGCAGAAGAGGAGGGCAGCGCCCAGTGCCCGGTGCTGCTGCATCCTGCCCTCAGTGTGCAGGAGACCCTGCAAGGTGTTTCTGAAAAGCAGCGAAAAGAGGCGATCTCTGCCCGTGTGCTGAGAAAACAGGCAGCGCAGGTCTGGAAAGCCTTCAAGACTTCTGCCGTGTCCTCTTTTGCATATGTGGAAACGGCTGGACTTGGGTTTGGGGCGAAGCTCGCCAGTGACAGCTTTCGCATCACCCGTCCGGTCAAGCATCCTTCAGTTCACGGCCTGCATCACCATCAGGTCAAACAGCTCGGACCTGACCTTTCTGGATGGAGTTTAGAGCAGCGCCTGAAGCTTGCAGAAGGGATGCTGAAAGGCATGTCCATGAAGACTGGATTCGCCCGCCTGATCCTGCTCGCTGGACACGGCAGCAGCACGGTCAACAATCCTCACGCTTCTGGTCTGGACTGCGGGGCCTGTGGAGGGCACACTGGAGAGGCCAACGCCAGGGTTGCTGCGAAAATCCTCAATGATGCTGCAGTGAGGGTGGGTCTTGCTGCAAAAGGCATCGACATTCCGGCAGACAGCTGGTTTGTGGCAGGCCTGCACAACACCACCACCGACGACATGACCCTGTATGACACCGAAAAGTTGCCCGCTTCCCATCAGAAGGATCTGCAGCAGCTTGAGGGTTGGCTGGAGCAGGCCGCAGGACTCACCCGTCTTTCCCGTGCCAAATGGCTGGGGGGATCTGACAAAACCGCTCTTCAAATGGCCCAGGAGGTGGAAAAACGCAGCAAGGACTGGTCCCAGGTGCGACCAGAGTGGGGTCTTGCAGGAAATGCAGCTTTCATTGCAGCGCCCAGAGTCCGCACGTCCAGCTTGAACCTCGAAGGCAGGGTTTTCCTGCACAACTACAACTGGCAGGAAGACCCTGCCTTCTCAGTCCTGGAACTGATCATGACTGCCCCCATGGTGGTGGCGAGCTGGATCAACCTGCAGTATTACGGTTCCACAGTGGACAACCGGGCTTTTGGCAGCGGCAACAAAGTCCTGCACAACGTGGTGGGGGGCACTCTTGGGGTGTTGCAAGGCAGCAGGGGAGACCTGCAGACCGGCCTTCCCCTGCAGTCCCTGCATGACGGAGAACAATTTGTCCATGAGCCCCTCAGGCTCAGCGTGTTCATCGAGGCCCCTCAGGAAGAGATCAACAAGGTGATCTCGAAACATGGACACGTGCGGGACCTGCTGGACCACCATTGGCTCTACCTGTTCAGGATCACCCCAGAAGGGGAATTTAAACGCTATGTGGGAGATCTCAGGTGGGAGGCTTTGGACAGCTGAGAGACGGAAATTGGAACACCCACCAGGGCGAGGCACGCCTCGCCCCTACAACCCACATCAATATTGCTGTCAGTGGGTGGGCCAATAGATCGCTCCTGAAAACCCTTCTGATTTCTGCCTTCTGCCTTTCGCTCTCAGCCCTCGGCCCTTGCCTCCGTTTCACGTGAAACATCCCCATCCTGCCCCCCTCAACAGTGTTATCCTGTGAGACATCGGGAACTGCTCCGCGTAGGACGGTTTAAGGGCGAAAGTCCAAGTGGGGAATCTGGTGGGCTGTGCATAAAAATCCTGTACAGCAAGTCCAGAACTGACGCGCAACGGTGATAGAAGCTGGCTTCTTCAGTCCGAATGCCACCCCGGTGAGAACCTCGCGATTGGGTGCGTGAAACGCAATTCAAGCCCGCTCGTGTGTGGAGTGCCATGCAGAGTCTGGAAACAGAGCAGGTGTGCCTGACCCTCAAACCTTCAAGCCTCATTCTGGATTTTCTGGAGCCCAGAACCATCCTTTCGAGTGCGCCGTTCAATGGTGGCCTGACCCGCGCCAGGTACGTGCTGAACCGCACCGTGGGCATGGAGTTCTGCCCGGTGGATGTGCAAGAGGCGGTCAGACAGGAAATTCAGGCAGTGAACCTTCCTGCAGACCAGACCGTCTGCTGCCTCACTGCAGTGGATGTCTGGAAGTTTGGCGAGGGCCGCGCAGAAGAACAGGGCATCAGCGCCACCGCTTTTGTGACGGCAGGGCTGGGCAACCTGAGTGCTCCGGGCCTGACGCCGATCAGTGACCACAAGCCTGGAACCATCAACAGCGTTGTTTGCATTGAAGCGAACCTGCCCACAGCTGCACTGGTGGAAGCCGTACAGATCGTGACTGAGGTCAAAGCCCGCATGCTGCAGGGACGCCAGACCCGGGAAGGCCATGCAGGAACAGGCACCAGCACCGACACTGTGACCATCGTGATGCTGGGCGGCAGAGATGAAAAATATTCCGGTGCAGTGACCCCGGTGGGTCGGGCTGTGGCCCGGGCCTTTGAAGATGCATTCCGGGAGGCCATCAAATGAGCAGCCAGCCCCACACCACCAAACCCTATGAGAAGCCCACCGGAGAGCGCAGAGGGCTCGTCATCATCAACACCGGAAACGGCAAAGGAAAAACCACGGCTGCTCTGGGTTTGCTGGTTCGTGCCCAGGGAAGGGGCCTGAGAACCCGCCTTCTGCAATTCATCAAGCATGAAAGTGCAAACTTTGGAGAGCACCGCAGCCTCAAAACACTTGGCATCCCCTTTGCAGGTCTGGGAGATGGTTTTTCCTGGACCAGCAAGGATCTTGACCGCAGCAAGGAGATGGCACAGGCTGGATGGCAGGAGGCAAAAGCGGCCATTTTGTCCGGTGAATATGACCTGCTGGTGCTTGATGAGGTGACCTATCCCATCAACTGGGGCTGGATTGACGTTCAGGAGGTGCTGGACACCCTGAAAGCCAGACCAAAAATGCTGCATGTGGTCCTGACCGGACGCAAAGCCCATGAGCTTCTGGTTGAGTTTGCAGACACCGTGACAGAAATGCAGCCTGTGAAACACGCCTTTGAAGCGGGCGTTCCAGCCCAGAAAGGCATCGAGCACTAGACCATGCGCATGCTGCTGTTCCTCGGGGTGGCTGCAGTGTACCTCCTGATCACGTTTCAGGTGCTCAGGCGTCCATCGAGTGTGATGCAGGATGTGGGCCTCAGGTTTGACAACATCAACGGCCTGAGTGAGTTCCATGCCATTTATGTGGGCATCTGGTCGGTGACGGCGGCCATGCTGATCTATTCGGCATTCTTTCCAGAGGAGCGTGCACTGGCGGTGTTCGCGGCCCTGATGGTGCTTGCCCAGCCCATTGGAAGGATTGTCGCCCTGTTCAGGGGGGGCCTGCCCCGGGGAAAAATGCAGCTGATGTTCGTGCTGGAAACCATTGGAGGACTGTGGCTCTGCTTTCTGGCCTGAGTGTGCTGCTGGCTTTTTTGCTGGATCATCTGGGCGAGCCTCCCATGAAATTTCATCCGGTGGTGTGGATGGGAAATTACCTCCGGGCAGCACGCCGACTCCTCTTCAAAGACTTCTTCGCAGGTCTGCTGGGATGGGGGGTGGGTGCTGTGCTGGTCCTGGGTCTGGCAGCAGGGGTGCAACTGGCGATTCATCAGATGTCTCCTGGCTGGCAGATTCTGCTCACCGCAGTCTGCCTGAAGCCCCTGATGGCCTGGAGTGCCCTGAGAAAAGCTGGAGAAAGTGTCCTGCTTGCTCCAACTTTGCAGGAAGCCAGACGGGAGCTCTCCTGGCATCTGGTGAGCAGGGACACTTCAGAACTCAGCGAAAGTGAGGTGATGGGGGCCGCCATGGAATCGGTGGCAGAGAACCTGTCAGATTCACTGGTGGCTCCGCTGTTCTGGTTTCTGATTGGAGGCCTGCCCATGGTGGCTTTCTACCGTTACTGCAACACCGCAGATGCCATGTGGGGATACCGCACGCCTGAACTGGAGCACTTCGGCAAGGTGGCCGCCAGGGTGGACGACCTGCTGAACCTGATTCCTGCCCGTCTCACGGGCCTGCTGATCTGCGCGGTGCACCAGTCAAAACAGGCCTGGAACACCATGAACAGAGATGCGCTGAAAACTCCGAGTCCCAATTCCGGTTACCCGATGGCAGCACTGGCAGGTTTGATCGGGGTGAGGCTCAGCAAAAGGGACACCTATGATCTTGGCGCAGGGTTCCGAGATCCTGAGAAATCCGATCTTGCTCTGACCCTGAAAGCCCTTCACCGTGTGGCATGGATCAGTGTGGTCTTTCTGTCAGGGGTTTCATGTTTCCTCTGATCGCAAAAGCCCACCATGGGGGCAGGCAGGACGATCTGGCCCTGCTGGATTTCTCTGTGAACAGCAACCCACTTGGTCCGAACCCTCTGCTCCTGCAAGCCTGGCAACAGGCAGACCTGACCGAGTATCCAGAACCCACCTACCTGCAGACCCGCACAGCCCTTGCCCACTGGCATCAGGTTCAGCCTGATCAGGTGGTGCCGGGGGTTGGAGCGAGCGAACTGATGTACCGGATCTGCTTTGCCCTTTTAAAGCCTGGAGATGGGGTGCTGTCTATTGGCAGTCCCTTTGGTGAGTTTGCCCGTGCTGTCGGGTTGTGCAGGGCAAAACTGACGGTGACGGACCGGATTCATCCCCAGTTGAAACCTGTTCGGTTGCTGTACCTGTCCAACCCGCACAACCCCAGCGGTCATTTCGTGCAGGACCTGCAGCCTTTGCTGGAGGTCGCAGAACATGTGCTGCTGGATGAAGCTTACCTGCCTTTTCTGGGGATTCACGCAGAGGGACTGCCTGATCGGGTGATCCGTCTGCAGTCTCCCGGGAAGGTGCATGGTCTGGTGGGCATGCGCATGGCTTACGCCCTGTGCAGTTCAGAAGTGGCAGAGAAACTCATCAACCTGCAGAGCTCCTGGCACATCCCAGGCAGTCTGGATGTGGTCCTCAGGCACCTGCCAGAAGCCCAGAACTTTGTGGAAAGGACCCTGCCAGAGGTCAGACACAGTGCACAGAAACTCGCTGCTGCCCTGAAGGTTCCTTTTTGTGGGGTTCCCTTTTTGCTCTGTCCCATGCCTGACACACCACGTCTTGTGCGTTTCCTGCTGGACCGGGGGATGCGGGTCCGGGACTGTTCCAGCTATGGGTATCCTGACTTCATTCGCG contains the following coding sequences:
- a CDS encoding proton-conducting transporter transmembrane domain-containing protein; this translates as MEPITTTLPFLVITGPLLYLLAGLISVRWASRNPQKMVQITNPIAWTGFGVAVLSAIGLAFTGKISHTFFSLGAFFKLTVYFDVLSAVMLTLVSFIGLIVTRYTRNYLAGDAGQGRFLKWLSLTIAAVLTLMVSGHLGMFVLVWMGISLGLHQLLVFYPERFGARLAARKKFITSRLGDLSMITAAVLVYQGFGTLDFVRIFELAQEARMSGASLPYIPEITGLLVLAALLKSAQFPFHSWLPEVMETPTPVSALLHAGIINAGGFLMVRMSEVMVLAPGSLTALTVVGGLTALFGSVVMLTQNTVKVGLAYSTIAQMGFMLLQCGLGAFPAAVLHIVGHSLYKAHAFLSSGSVVETSKSSLKLPKGKPQTLNLLLVLASAVGLTFAAGALFGAPLDHKPGLLVLGSTLMMGLVYLMWNAASERLTAKLFVKGLGFTGFVAVSYFALQSGVEWLLKGAVVTDPLAPTVMGLLISISLIVLFLAALVLQMLLPYRISHPQWQVAYIHLLNGLYVHAFTHRLIEKVWPIKPAVSPEAAQKGKSHDFAKRAS
- a CDS encoding YbcC family protein, with translation MTLQSVHPEFRKQVKGVTQRIAPLWPLKHFVAVNPFVGLTDQPFSEACQTVKQVVHASMLMPREYYAQQVQQGRIQEQDLQKAALEHGLDVVTLKHALAQPSSQNQAVVAHTVTEVVDEARNTFYSRMTTEEISKWCAAYFDQTQAVWTLPWRDLPLYSAWRMAARLDRQPEVLGFRDFRKWVGQLPTDPHEAIHFITEALQVRDAALEVYLHRALCSISGWASYVRYQTWDAELAGVEKDDLVQLLAIRLSFDFALFQMHKNLQLEWNRAVFQMGHLRQYQTDMQGDLALQRAFEHGFQRELISQLSQKKEVAEQGRKAVQAVFCIDVRSEVFRRSLETLSPDLETAGFAGFFGLPIQYVSLAEEEGSAQCPVLLHPALSVQETLQGVSEKQRKEAISARVLRKQAAQVWKAFKTSAVSSFAYVETAGLGFGAKLASDSFRITRPVKHPSVHGLHHHQVKQLGPDLSGWSLEQRLKLAEGMLKGMSMKTGFARLILLAGHGSSTVNNPHASGLDCGACGGHTGEANARVAAKILNDAAVRVGLAAKGIDIPADSWFVAGLHNTTTDDMTLYDTEKLPASHQKDLQQLEGWLEQAAGLTRLSRAKWLGGSDKTALQMAQEVEKRSKDWSQVRPEWGLAGNAAFIAAPRVRTSSLNLEGRVFLHNYNWQEDPAFSVLELIMTAPMVVASWINLQYYGSTVDNRAFGSGNKVLHNVVGGTLGVLQGSRGDLQTGLPLQSLHDGEQFVHEPLRLSVFIEAPQEEINKVISKHGHVRDLLDHHWLYLFRITPEGEFKRYVGDLRWEALDS
- a CDS encoding adenosylcobinamide amidohydrolase, whose product is MQSLETEQVCLTLKPSSLILDFLEPRTILSSAPFNGGLTRARYVLNRTVGMEFCPVDVQEAVRQEIQAVNLPADQTVCCLTAVDVWKFGEGRAEEQGISATAFVTAGLGNLSAPGLTPISDHKPGTINSVVCIEANLPTAALVEAVQIVTEVKARMLQGRQTREGHAGTGTSTDTVTIVMLGGRDEKYSGAVTPVGRAVARAFEDAFREAIK
- the cobO gene encoding cob(I)yrinic acid a,c-diamide adenosyltransferase, whose translation is MSSQPHTTKPYEKPTGERRGLVIINTGNGKGKTTAALGLLVRAQGRGLRTRLLQFIKHESANFGEHRSLKTLGIPFAGLGDGFSWTSKDLDRSKEMAQAGWQEAKAAILSGEYDLLVLDEVTYPINWGWIDVQEVLDTLKARPKMLHVVLTGRKAHELLVEFADTVTEMQPVKHAFEAGVPAQKGIEH
- a CDS encoding DUF4345 family protein: MLLFLGVAAVYLLITFQVLRRPSSVMQDVGLRFDNINGLSEFHAIYVGIWSVTAAMLIYSAFFPEERALAVFAALMVLAQPIGRIVALFRGGLPRGKMQLMFVLETIGGLWLCFLA
- the cbiB gene encoding adenosylcobinamide-phosphate synthase CbiB, with protein sequence MALLSGLSVLLAFLLDHLGEPPMKFHPVVWMGNYLRAARRLLFKDFFAGLLGWGVGAVLVLGLAAGVQLAIHQMSPGWQILLTAVCLKPLMAWSALRKAGESVLLAPTLQEARRELSWHLVSRDTSELSESEVMGAAMESVAENLSDSLVAPLFWFLIGGLPMVAFYRYCNTADAMWGYRTPELEHFGKVAARVDDLLNLIPARLTGLLICAVHQSKQAWNTMNRDALKTPSPNSGYPMAALAGLIGVRLSKRDTYDLGAGFRDPEKSDLALTLKALHRVAWISVVFLSGVSCFL
- a CDS encoding pyridoxal phosphate-dependent aminotransferase — encoded protein: MFPLIAKAHHGGRQDDLALLDFSVNSNPLGPNPLLLQAWQQADLTEYPEPTYLQTRTALAHWHQVQPDQVVPGVGASELMYRICFALLKPGDGVLSIGSPFGEFARAVGLCRAKLTVTDRIHPQLKPVRLLYLSNPHNPSGHFVQDLQPLLEVAEHVLLDEAYLPFLGIHAEGLPDRVIRLQSPGKVHGLVGMRMAYALCSSEVAEKLINLQSSWHIPGSLDVVLRHLPEAQNFVERTLPEVRHSAQKLAAALKVPFCGVPFLLCPMPDTPRLVRFLLDRGMRVRDCSSYGYPDFIRVSTQLEKDVLLLEGIKTFYGS